One genomic segment of Chitinophaga sancti includes these proteins:
- the rhaM gene encoding L-rhamnose mutarotase translates to MKIAFKMYLKPGYKEEYRQRHAAIWPALKQLLKENGVSDYTIFLDETTNTLFAVQQQSGGQSSQELGTTEVVKRWWAYMADIMETNEDHSPVSIPLESVFHMD, encoded by the coding sequence ATGAAAATCGCCTTTAAAATGTACCTCAAACCAGGGTACAAAGAAGAATATCGCCAACGACATGCCGCCATCTGGCCAGCGCTGAAACAACTCCTGAAGGAAAACGGTGTCAGCGACTATACAATCTTTCTTGACGAGACAACCAATACCTTATTCGCAGTTCAGCAGCAGTCAGGCGGGCAGTCTTCCCAGGAGCTGGGTACTACCGAGGTGGTGAAACGCTGGTGGGCTTATATGGCCGATATTATGGAAACAAACGAAGATCATTCCCCGGTATCCATCCCCCTTGAATCCGTTTTTCATATGGATTAA
- a CDS encoding LutC/YkgG family protein, which yields MSRESILSAVKQNQPEQHPLPELEPFHHSEAGDPAAFAKVVAFLGGEVISIKTYADMLPLIKEHPLVVTTHPEFYPDGMENWQEGEGRQLEKVDLAIIQGCLGVAENGAVWVTDDELKVRALPFIAQHLAIVLKSSEILPTMHDAYRKIGGPDAGFGVFIAGPSKTADIEQSLVLGAHGAKSLTVFLID from the coding sequence ATGAGCAGAGAAAGCATATTATCCGCTGTAAAGCAAAATCAACCTGAACAGCATCCCCTTCCGGAACTGGAACCCTTTCACCACAGTGAAGCAGGCGATCCTGCGGCATTTGCGAAAGTAGTAGCGTTTCTGGGTGGCGAGGTAATATCCATAAAAACCTATGCCGATATGCTCCCGCTAATAAAAGAACACCCACTGGTAGTTACTACCCACCCTGAATTTTACCCGGATGGTATGGAAAACTGGCAGGAAGGTGAGGGCCGCCAGCTGGAAAAGGTAGACCTGGCCATCATCCAGGGGTGCCTGGGCGTAGCGGAAAATGGCGCTGTATGGGTCACTGACGATGAATTGAAGGTAAGGGCGCTGCCATTTATTGCGCAGCACCTGGCGATTGTATTAAAAAGTTCGGAGATCCTGCCTACCATGCATGATGCCTACCGCAAAATAGGCGGTCCGGACGCTGGTTTTGGCGTATTCATCGCCGGCCCTTCCAAGACCGCAGATATCGAACAATCACTGGTTTTAGGTGCACATGGCGCAAAAAGCCTGACCGTGTTCCTGATAGATTAG